The following coding sequences are from one Nilaparvata lugens isolate BPH chromosome 6, ASM1435652v1, whole genome shotgun sequence window:
- the LOC111052542 gene encoding glutamate receptor ionotropic, delta-1: MNRTNFVGLLLTTLCSNYPPPSRLTVKDKDGSNNFTTRAPDTGNTTGFECTLKDGDEVKKDILRGKHLRIATFKQDWPLSYVEKDKNGVLKGSGIAFQIIETLRKQYGFTYSIVLPNKDILGDEKSGILELLHNRKVEMAAAFLPVLHGRYDSLSWGTELIQNQYYVLMKRPKESATGSGLLAPFEDEVWQLILVSLLLVGPTMYGIIKLRDKLCGGNHSRSFSLSSCAWFVYGALMKQGSTLNPATDSSRVLFATWWIFIMILTAFYTANLTAFLTLSKFTLPIQNIEDIARLSYHWFTRDGGILEFAIKVETDLNVLRYSASRGYGHFVNVRNQDQVKNLIAKDWLYLEEKRELMYFMMTDYINKTMKQVLEKDRCTYVLTADSYLTRSTAFAYPKHSILPALFNRVMLSYVESGIINHLAAFNSLSDTQICPLNLHNKERQLRNTDLLTTYYAVMSGFLTAAVVLVCEIIWRKLAGSRGSSAGKSWKIEEIFDLGVKKRPRFAVWRRAFAGLLKDAEKREVNGREYYVVKTRQGEKRLIPVRPLSSFLFQKR; the protein is encoded by the exons atgaatCGAACGAATTTCGTCGGTCTCCTACTAACAACTCTTTGCTCGAATTATCCACCTCCAAGCAGATTAACAGTAAAGGATAAAGACGGCAGTAACA ATTTCACAACTAGAGCTCCAGACACTGGAAACACTACTGGATTTGAATGCACGTTGAAAGATGGTGATGAAGTCAAAAAAGATATTCTGCGAGGAAAACATCTAAGAATTGCTACATTCAAG CAAGATTGGCCCCTTAGTTATGTCGAAAAAGACAAGAATGGAGTGTTAAAAGGCAGCGGAATTGCATTCCAAATAATTGAAACACTGAGAAAACAGTACGGATTCACTTATTCCATTGTGCTGCCCAACAAAGATATACTTGGCGATGAGAAGTCCGGAATACTGGAGTTGCTGCATAATAGg AAAGTTGAGATGGCAGCTGCGTTTCTGCCAGTTCTTCATGGCAGATACGACAGTCTAAGTTGGGGCACTGAGCTCATTCAAAACCAATACTACGTGCTTATGAAGCGACCTAAGGAATCTGCCACCGGATCAGGACTATTGGCTCCTTTTGAGGACGAA GTTTGGCAACTGATCCTGGTTTCGTTGCTACTGGTGGGTCCCACAATGTACGGCATTATTAAACTGAGAGACAAGCTCTGTGGAGGAAACCACAGTCGCTCTTTCTCACTCTCCAGCTGTGCTTGGTTCGTGTACGGTGCACTGATGAAGCAAGGCTCCACACTCAATCCTGCCACAG ATTCATCCAGAGTTCTTTTTGCTACGTGGTGgattttcataatgattttgaCCGCATTCTATACGGCCAATCTGACAGCGTTTCTCACGCTATCCAAGTTCACACTTCCGATCCAGAATATAGAAGACATTGCTCGACTCTCCTATCACTGGTTCACTAGAGACGGAGGCATACTCGAATTCGCTATAAAG GTAGAAACCGATCTGAATGTGCTAAGATACTCAGCAAGCCGAGGATACGGACATTTTGTGAATGTCAGAAATCAGGATCAAGTAAAAAACCTGATTGCAAAAG ATTGGCTGTACCTTGAAGAGAAGCGAGAACTGATGTATTTCATGATGACCGATTATATAAACAAGACAATGAAGCAGGTGTTGGAGAAAGACAGATGTACCTATGTGTTGACAGCCGACAGCTATCTCACTCGCTCCACAGCGTTCGCATATCCCAAGCACAGCATTCTGCCAGCGCTCTTCAACAGGGT gATGTTATCGTACGTGGAGTCAGGCATAATCAATCACTTGGCAGCCTTCAACTCGCTGTCGGACACGCAGATCTGCCCCCTCAATCTGCACAACAAAGAACGCCAGTTGAGGAACACCGACCTCTTGACGACCTACTATGCGGTCATGTCGGGCTTCCTGACCGCCGCGGTCGTTCTAGTCTGCGAAATCATCTGGAGAAAACTGGCCGGCAGCCGCGGAAGTTCAGCGGGAAAGTCGTGGAAAATCGAGGAAATCTTTGATCTGGGGGTGAAAAAGCGGCCCCGTTTTGCAGTATGGCGTCGAGCGTTCGCTGGCCTGCTGAAGGATGCCGAGAAGAGAGAGGTCAACGGAAGGGAGTATTATGTGGTGAAGACTAGACAAGGAGAGAAGAGGTTGATACCGGTTAGGCCTCTGTCCTCGTTTCTCTTCCAAAAAAGATAg